In a single window of the Flavivirga spongiicola genome:
- a CDS encoding alpha/beta hydrolase produces MKKVLAFLSFCVMFSSASFAQTGKVFDELSHPSKILKGDRNFAIYLPPDYEVSQRSYPVLYLLHGATDNQTGWIQFGEVLHITDKAIKEGKATSMIIVMPDADTKRMGYFNDIRGDWSYEDYFFEELMPYVETTYRIKSEKQYRAVAGLSMGGGGSFMYALHHPELFSSACPLSAYVGPKSVEEVKNMAKQYYNLEINDEDAEKYLSRYSALPLIESMTKEQIESVKWYIDCGDDDFLYEGNSLVHIALRKKEVKHEFRIRDGGHSWTYWRESLPEVLEFVSNVFHRK; encoded by the coding sequence ATGAAAAAAGTGTTGGCATTCCTTAGCTTTTGTGTAATGTTTTCTTCTGCGAGCTTTGCACAAACAGGAAAAGTATTTGATGAATTATCGCATCCAAGTAAAATTTTAAAAGGAGATAGAAACTTTGCTATTTATTTACCACCGGATTATGAAGTGTCTCAAAGAAGCTATCCTGTTTTATATTTATTACATGGTGCTACCGATAACCAAACAGGTTGGATACAGTTTGGAGAAGTACTACATATTACAGACAAGGCTATAAAAGAAGGGAAAGCAACATCCATGATAATTGTAATGCCAGATGCAGATACAAAAAGAATGGGTTATTTTAATGACATAAGAGGCGATTGGAGTTATGAAGATTATTTTTTTGAAGAGCTTATGCCTTATGTAGAAACCACCTATCGTATAAAAAGTGAAAAGCAATATAGAGCAGTAGCAGGGCTGTCTATGGGAGGAGGAGGTTCTTTTATGTATGCCTTACACCACCCAGAATTATTCTCATCGGCATGTCCATTAAGTGCTTATGTCGGTCCTAAATCTGTTGAAGAAGTGAAAAATATGGCAAAGCAGTATTATAATCTGGAAATCAATGATGAAGATGCCGAAAAATATCTATCAAGATACAGTGCATTACCGCTTATAGAGTCCATGACCAAAGAACAAATTGAATCTGTAAAATGGTATATCGATTGTGGGGATGATGATTTTCTTTATGAAGGAAATAGTCTGGTACATATTGCGCTTCGTAAAAAAGAAGTAAAGCATGAGTTTAGAATTAGAGATGGCGGACATTCATGGACGTATTGGAGAGAATCACTCCCTGAGGTTTTGGAATTTGTATCGAATGTATTTCACCGAAAATAG
- the argB gene encoding acetylglutamate kinase, with amino-acid sequence MEKLSIVKIGGNIIEDASALQAFLKLFSNLEGKKILVHGGGKRATSMASKLGIESKMINGRRITDAETLEVITMVYGGLVNKNIVAKLQALNTNAIGLTGADINSIASDKRPVKDVDFGFVGDVKQVAHESIDKLIQANFTPVFCAITHDGNGQLLNTNADTIASQVAVGMSHLYETSIYYCFELNGVLEDINDKNSVVKHIDSKTYKTLLEKGIIADGMLPKLENCFDALNNGVNTINMGNTSMLTQENDNFTTITL; translated from the coding sequence ATGGAAAAACTATCGATAGTAAAAATAGGAGGAAACATTATTGAGGACGCTTCAGCATTACAGGCGTTTTTAAAACTGTTTTCAAATCTGGAAGGAAAGAAAATTTTGGTACATGGCGGTGGCAAACGCGCTACATCCATGGCATCTAAATTAGGAATTGAATCTAAAATGATAAACGGCAGACGCATTACCGATGCCGAAACTTTAGAAGTGATCACCATGGTTTATGGTGGACTGGTTAACAAGAATATTGTTGCCAAATTGCAAGCGTTAAATACCAACGCGATTGGTTTAACAGGTGCCGATATTAATAGTATTGCATCAGATAAAAGACCTGTGAAAGATGTCGATTTTGGTTTTGTTGGTGATGTTAAACAAGTAGCTCACGAATCTATAGATAAATTAATCCAAGCTAATTTTACGCCTGTTTTTTGTGCCATTACACATGATGGCAATGGGCAATTATTAAACACGAATGCAGATACTATTGCATCCCAGGTAGCAGTAGGGATGAGCCATTTATATGAAACATCTATTTACTATTGTTTTGAATTGAATGGTGTTTTAGAAGATATAAATGATAAGAATTCGGTAGTAAAACATATCGACTCAAAGACTTATAAAACGTTATTAGAAAAAGGCATCATAGCCGACGGTATGCTGCCAAAGCTAGAAAATTGTTTCGATGCATTAAATAATGGAGTCAACACAATTAATATGGGAAATACATCCATGTTAACCCAGGAAAATGATAATTTTACAACCATAACCTTATAA
- the argH gene encoding argininosuccinate lyase, producing MKLWDKGISIDKKIEQFTVGNDREIDIHIAKYDVIASKAHAKMLQKIGIITVEELVELLGGLKILENQIENGTFVIEPQFEDVHSKIEFELTKSLGEVGKKIHTARSRNDQVLVALQLYYKENLGLVKEKTKTFFDTLLELAETYKDKVLPGYTHLQVAMPSSFGLWFSAYAELMIDDVYLLNAAIQTVDQNPLGSAAGYGSSFPIDRELTTKEMAFSTLKYNVVAAQMSRGKSERTIASSLGSLCNTMSRFAMDVCLYMSQNFGFISFPDELTTGSSIMPHKKNPDVFELIRGKCNKIQALQSEMILITNNLPSGYHRDFQLLKENIIAAFEEVKDILDIFNYSIQQIIVKDVDIHSDLYKYLFTVDNINTLVVEGQSFREAYQKIGGQVQDGTYVPDTSKHHTHVGSIHNLSLDKIREKFPE from the coding sequence ATGAAACTCTGGGACAAAGGCATATCAATTGATAAAAAAATAGAACAATTTACTGTTGGAAATGATAGGGAAATAGATATTCATATTGCGAAGTATGATGTAATAGCATCCAAAGCACATGCTAAAATGCTTCAAAAAATTGGTATTATAACCGTTGAAGAATTGGTTGAATTGTTAGGTGGGTTAAAAATTTTGGAAAATCAGATTGAAAATGGCACGTTTGTTATTGAGCCTCAGTTTGAAGATGTACATTCCAAAATAGAATTCGAACTCACTAAATCTTTGGGGGAAGTTGGTAAAAAAATCCATACAGCACGTTCTAGAAACGATCAGGTTTTAGTGGCTCTACAATTGTATTATAAAGAGAATTTAGGTCTTGTAAAAGAAAAAACAAAAACCTTCTTTGATACACTTCTTGAATTAGCTGAAACTTATAAAGATAAAGTGTTACCTGGGTATACGCATTTACAAGTAGCAATGCCATCATCTTTCGGATTATGGTTTTCTGCCTATGCTGAGTTAATGATAGACGATGTATATTTACTAAATGCTGCCATTCAAACGGTAGATCAGAATCCGCTGGGATCTGCGGCGGGTTATGGAAGTTCGTTCCCTATAGATAGAGAATTAACCACAAAAGAAATGGCGTTTTCTACTTTAAAATATAATGTAGTAGCCGCACAAATGAGCCGAGGAAAAAGTGAGCGAACGATAGCTTCAAGTTTAGGGAGTTTATGTAATACGATGTCTCGTTTTGCTATGGATGTCTGTTTGTATATGAGTCAGAATTTTGGATTTATTTCCTTCCCAGATGAATTAACTACGGGGAGTAGCATTATGCCACATAAAAAGAACCCGGATGTATTTGAATTGATTCGAGGGAAGTGCAATAAAATACAAGCTTTACAGAGTGAAATGATTTTAATAACCAATAATTTACCAAGTGGTTACCATAGAGATTTTCAGTTATTAAAAGAAAACATTATTGCTGCTTTTGAAGAAGTAAAAGATATTCTGGATATTTTTAATTATTCCATTCAGCAAATTATAGTTAAGGATGTTGATATCCATAGTGATTTATACAAATACTTATTTACAGTAGATAATATAAATACACTTGTTGTGGAAGGACAAAGCTTTAGAGAAGCTTATCAGAAAATTGGAGGACAGGTTCAAGATGGTACGTATGTTCCTGATACCTCTAAGCACCATACACATGTAGGAAGTATTCATAATTTGAGTTTAGATAAAATACGTGAAAAATTTCCTGAATAA
- a CDS encoding M20 family metallo-hydrolase — protein MTQQKLTNDAILLLKKLIETQSFSSEEDQTALHIEDWFKRYEVDYKRTQNNVWAINKYFDESKPTLLLNSHHDTVKPNSAYTKDPFKAIVEDGKLYGLGSNDAGGCLVSLIATFTHFYTQKDLKYNLVIVASAEEESSGPNGLNSMLAVIPKVDVAIVGEPTLMNLAVAEKGLVVFDAVVSGTPSHAAHPNDDNVLYNAIEVLQWFKDFKFEKGSEALGDVKLTVTQINAGKQHNAVPAHLDLVIDVRVNDAYSNSEIADILQEQSPCTSMTPRSLRLNSSSIPVDHDLVKAGIAIGRTTYGSPTLSDQAVLSCPSLKLGPGDSTRSHSADEFIYVNEIEEGIQIYIELLNRVIV, from the coding sequence ATGACGCAACAGAAATTAACAAACGATGCCATATTACTTTTAAAAAAGTTGATAGAGACCCAGTCATTTTCTTCAGAAGAAGACCAAACGGCATTACATATAGAAGATTGGTTTAAACGTTATGAAGTTGATTATAAAAGAACACAAAATAACGTTTGGGCTATTAATAAGTATTTTGATGAAAGTAAGCCAACGCTTTTGCTAAACTCCCATCACGATACCGTAAAACCCAATAGCGCCTATACCAAAGATCCATTTAAGGCCATTGTTGAAGATGGTAAGTTATATGGTTTGGGAAGTAATGATGCGGGTGGATGCCTAGTATCATTAATAGCTACATTTACTCATTTTTATACTCAGAAGGATTTAAAATATAATCTCGTAATTGTTGCTTCCGCAGAAGAAGAAAGCAGTGGGCCAAACGGATTAAATAGTATGTTGGCAGTTATTCCAAAAGTAGATGTAGCCATCGTAGGTGAACCTACCCTTATGAATTTAGCAGTAGCCGAAAAAGGCTTAGTTGTTTTCGATGCTGTAGTTTCAGGAACACCAAGTCATGCAGCACACCCTAACGATGATAATGTACTATATAATGCCATTGAGGTATTACAATGGTTTAAAGATTTTAAGTTTGAAAAAGGCTCTGAAGCATTAGGAGATGTAAAATTAACAGTCACACAAATTAATGCCGGAAAGCAGCATAATGCCGTTCCGGCGCACCTAGATTTAGTTATTGATGTGCGTGTAAATGATGCTTATAGCAATTCAGAAATTGCAGACATATTACAAGAACAGTCGCCATGTACAAGCATGACACCTCGTAGTTTGCGTTTAAACTCGTCAAGTATTCCTGTAGATCACGATTTAGTTAAAGCAGGCATTGCCATTGGCAGAACGACCTATGGCTCGCCAACTTTATCAGATCAGGCAGTATTATCATGTCCGTCTTTAAAATTAGGGCCAGGAGATAGCACACGTTCGCATTCGGCAGATGAATTTATTTATGTGAATGAAATAGAAGAAGGGATACAGATTTATATTGAATTGTTGAATCGTGTCATTGTTTAA
- a CDS encoding 2-isopropylmalate synthase translates to MSNNNVQIFDTTLRDGEQVPGCKLNTEQKLIIAEQLDTLGVDIIEAGFPVSSPGDFKSVEAISKIVKHATVCGLTRSVENDIKVAAEALKYAKTPRIHTGIGTSDSHIKFKFKSTQEDIIERAVKAVSYSKSFVEDVEFYAEDAGRTDNEYLARVCEAVIKAGATVLNIPDTTGYCLPHEYGAKIKYLKENVKGIDKAILSCHCHNDLGLATANSIEGVINGARQIECTINGIGERAGNTALEEVVMILKQHPYLNLDTGIQTEMLYGISQLVSDNMGIYTQPNKAIVGANAFAHSSGIHQDGVIKNRETYEIIDPKDVGVTESAIVLTARSGRAALAYRAKNIGYELTKLQLDEIYVNFLNFADKKKEIDDNDIHQIIEKSKVYKEIASA, encoded by the coding sequence ATGTCGAATAATAACGTCCAAATTTTTGATACTACGCTTCGAGATGGCGAGCAAGTCCCGGGCTGTAAATTAAATACTGAGCAAAAATTAATCATTGCAGAACAGCTGGATACTTTAGGGGTTGATATTATTGAAGCTGGTTTTCCTGTATCAAGCCCTGGTGATTTTAAATCGGTTGAGGCTATTTCTAAAATTGTAAAACATGCAACTGTTTGTGGTTTAACACGATCTGTTGAAAATGATATAAAAGTAGCTGCTGAAGCATTAAAATATGCTAAAACACCAAGAATCCATACAGGTATTGGAACCTCTGACTCACATATAAAATTCAAATTTAAATCCACACAAGAAGACATCATAGAACGCGCTGTTAAGGCAGTTAGCTATTCAAAATCTTTTGTTGAAGATGTAGAATTTTATGCTGAAGATGCTGGTAGAACCGATAACGAATATTTAGCACGCGTTTGTGAAGCTGTTATTAAAGCAGGCGCTACAGTTTTAAACATTCCAGACACTACTGGTTACTGTTTACCACATGAATATGGTGCTAAAATTAAATACTTAAAAGAGAACGTAAAAGGTATTGACAAAGCTATTTTATCTTGTCATTGTCATAACGATCTAGGTTTGGCAACTGCCAATTCTATTGAAGGTGTTATTAACGGTGCAAGACAAATTGAATGTACCATTAATGGTATTGGAGAACGTGCCGGAAATACTGCTTTAGAGGAAGTGGTCATGATTTTAAAACAACACCCTTATTTAAATCTGGATACTGGAATACAAACCGAAATGCTTTACGGTATTAGTCAATTGGTTTCAGATAATATGGGTATTTACACACAACCGAACAAAGCTATTGTAGGAGCAAATGCATTTGCGCATAGCTCTGGAATTCATCAAGATGGTGTTATTAAAAACCGTGAAACTTACGAAATTATAGACCCTAAAGATGTTGGTGTAACAGAATCTGCTATTGTATTAACAGCAAGAAGTGGAAGAGCTGCTTTAGCATATAGAGCAAAAAATATTGGATACGAATTGACCAAACTTCAGTTGGATGAAATTTATGTGAATTTCTTAAATTTTGCCGACAAAAAGAAAGAAATTGATGATAATGATATCCATCAAATTATAGAAAAAAGCAAAGTATATAAGGAAATTGCTTCTGCTTAA
- the leuB gene encoding 3-isopropylmalate dehydrogenase: protein MKLNIAVLPGDGIGPEVIVQAVKVLKAIAMEFNHIFTFETGLVGASAIDKTGDPLPEETISICENADAVLFGAIGDTKYDIDPNAEIRPEQGLLGLRKVLDLFTNIRPVIAYEDLLNKSSLKKKQIKDTDILIYRELTSGIYFGEKKISEDGNTASDVCKYTRFEIERIAHLAFKAAQSRKRKLTLVDKANVLASSRLWRKVVQELAPQYSDVKLNYLYVDNAAMELIINPRQFDVILTENMFGDILSEEASVIVGSIGLLASASIGDKHAMFEPIHGAYTKAANKGIANPIASILSAAMLLDHFELHEEADLIREGVDKSLQLHITTPDLNTKYGHITTTKVGDFIEDFINNPEETNLNFTNIHLGQSTII, encoded by the coding sequence ATGAAACTAAATATTGCCGTTTTACCAGGCGATGGTATAGGTCCAGAAGTCATAGTTCAAGCTGTCAAAGTTTTGAAAGCTATCGCTATGGAGTTTAACCATATATTTACTTTCGAAACCGGGTTAGTAGGTGCTTCAGCAATAGACAAAACAGGAGATCCTTTACCAGAAGAAACCATAAGCATTTGCGAAAACGCAGATGCTGTTTTGTTTGGAGCTATTGGTGATACAAAATACGATATAGACCCTAATGCTGAAATCCGGCCAGAACAAGGTCTTTTAGGACTTCGTAAAGTACTGGATTTATTTACTAATATAAGACCGGTTATAGCTTATGAAGATTTACTAAACAAATCTTCATTAAAGAAAAAACAAATTAAGGATACCGATATTCTTATTTACCGTGAACTTACAAGTGGTATTTATTTTGGTGAAAAAAAGATAAGCGAAGATGGTAATACAGCATCCGATGTTTGTAAATATACACGTTTTGAAATAGAACGTATTGCTCATTTAGCATTTAAGGCTGCTCAATCTAGAAAACGTAAATTAACATTGGTAGATAAAGCTAATGTTTTGGCAAGTTCTCGTCTATGGCGTAAAGTAGTTCAAGAATTAGCTCCGCAGTATTCCGATGTAAAATTAAATTATCTATATGTAGATAACGCTGCTATGGAACTTATCATTAACCCGAGACAGTTTGATGTTATTTTAACAGAAAATATGTTTGGGGATATTCTGTCTGAAGAAGCCAGTGTTATTGTAGGTTCTATAGGTTTATTAGCTTCGGCATCCATTGGCGACAAACATGCTATGTTCGAACCCATACACGGTGCTTATACAAAAGCAGCCAATAAGGGTATTGCAAACCCAATTGCATCCATTTTATCGGCAGCTATGTTATTGGATCATTTTGAATTACATGAAGAAGCCGATTTAATTAGAGAAGGTGTCGACAAATCGTTACAGCTTCATATAACTACACCTGATTTAAACACAAAATACGGTCATATAACCACCACTAAAGTTGGTGATTTTATAGAAGATTTTATAAACAATCCAGAAGAAACTAATTTAAATTTTACAAACATACATCTAGGACAGTCCACAATCATTTGA
- a CDS encoding alpha/beta hydrolase: MKKYLLTFYMSLAMFNSFSQIEIVNLWDKEIPNSQETTEVEKIEKTDITRISLVKIPTLEIYLPSKKSATGKAVIICPGGGYGVLSYDWEGTDVAKWFNSKGIAAFVLKSRLPLSKSIIVSHEAPLQDAQRAIRWVRHNAETYQVNPDQIGVIGFSAGGHLAATLGVRYDKSNNFKEQALDTISARPDFTVLVYPVVTMMDDYTHKGSQNSLLGKNASDALKKEYSMELHVTENTPPTFMVHSGNDKAVPVENSLQLYKALNDKGVKVEMHIYPHGGHGYGLAIDKRHLQTWTDRLYDWLESL, from the coding sequence ATGAAAAAATATTTATTAACCTTTTATATGTCGTTAGCAATGTTTAATAGTTTTTCACAAATTGAAATTGTCAATTTATGGGACAAAGAAATCCCAAACAGTCAAGAAACTACTGAAGTTGAAAAGATTGAAAAGACCGATATAACGAGAATATCTCTAGTAAAAATACCAACTTTAGAGATCTATTTGCCATCGAAAAAAAGCGCTACAGGCAAAGCTGTAATTATATGTCCGGGAGGTGGCTATGGTGTTTTATCTTATGATTGGGAGGGAACTGATGTTGCAAAATGGTTTAATAGTAAAGGTATTGCGGCATTTGTTTTAAAGAGTAGACTACCGCTTTCTAAGTCTATAATTGTTTCGCATGAAGCACCATTACAGGATGCTCAAAGAGCCATACGATGGGTTAGGCATAATGCAGAGACATATCAAGTAAACCCTGATCAAATAGGTGTTATAGGTTTTTCTGCTGGAGGGCATTTGGCAGCAACTTTGGGGGTTCGATATGATAAGTCCAATAACTTTAAAGAACAAGCTTTAGATACTATTTCTGCAAGACCCGATTTTACAGTTTTAGTTTATCCTGTGGTTACTATGATGGATGATTATACGCATAAAGGGTCTCAAAATAGTTTATTGGGAAAAAATGCAAGTGATGCCTTAAAAAAGGAATATTCTATGGAATTACATGTTACCGAAAACACGCCGCCTACTTTTATGGTGCATTCCGGAAATGATAAAGCAGTTCCTGTTGAGAATAGTTTACAATTATATAAAGCCCTTAATGATAAAGGTGTCAAGGTTGAAATGCATATTTATCCTCATGGTGGACATGGTTATGGGTTAGCTATTGACAAAAGACATTTACAAACTTGGACAGATAGATTGTATGATTGGTTAGAGAGTTTGTAG
- a CDS encoding galactose-binding domain-containing protein, which translates to MKKYYNRELVNINKQLYFILFLLSALFLVQQEVLAQSAFRSDRLFIKHGIQYQAWTYTDTKFPGRPSKLNTNNINARYVRLQLPYNGSLNVAEIEVYDGTTNVAQGKTANQSSTNGAHIASRAVDGNTAGSLTDNSLAHTLDEVSAWWEVDLGSTVAIDSIRIWNRTDCCGDRLGDSHVFVSNTSFSANQTIDQLKADPNVTLFLLTTGGVDFPQGTEWTNLNLTAPTWYERGMFNQTFFNEFPNSQWSLEKAPYGDHLDRAPNTSEINNGFLRPDQLSKLSQLSTIGFGDEEHYSSTVVNNTKAWFDVSKAKYPDVLVHNNQYIGQWSDAQIRSFVQIAQPDFISYDWYYYNSTTDNGRSFQPILTHLDKYRGLAFEGSSPINYGFYLQGFKHGNYVLSETQINGHAYLPLLMGAKWLNIFRYVKDNNGTFYFHNSDGTTSDIYTFYGNLGGEIKNLSPHLSRLKSTKVTVAVGQHQSGGSTLNNAVPVGSVAWSFSSSDDPYVTGITATNLGSTNNSLSGDTYIGYFTPVTGIDNTSGVTMAPVHNKDAKYFMLMNGLSAANTNNTVSNTSGRASTTQQRITLSIDFGSNPIDQLKRVNKSTGNVETVALTSVSGTQYTVDITLDGGKGDLFYWQNAHTATPPVTPTNLALSKTTTSSGDSHGGVSGRAVDGNTDGNWTNNSVTHSDEDHSDGVEEWWEVDLGQVASITDIKVYNRTDCCADRLSNYHVFVSDVAFTSTTVSGSQGQSGVSDFNQTTQAGTPTTISVNRNGRYVRVQLSSSTGTLSLAEVEVLGTLINPPVNLALNKTATQSSTSGSYVASKSIDGNTSGIIWPDGEGSHTNQESQPWWQVDLGAVSNITDVKVYNRTDCCADRLTNYHIFVSDAPFTSTTIAGSQGQSGVGDFHETGQTATPSSRAVNRTGRYIRIQLENTNGILHMGEVQVFGTASSSKKTSLKSKELENDISEKELLIYPNPTKSKFSLRYLSQLGQIGSFKLFDIHGRVVIHKEMRLNKGSNLIEFSVKSLTKGIYILKGNIGTKQIVKKLLID; encoded by the coding sequence ATGAAAAAATATTATAATAGAGAACTTGTCAATATAAATAAACAACTCTACTTCATTCTTTTTTTACTATCAGCTTTATTCTTAGTACAACAAGAAGTTTTAGCCCAATCTGCCTTCAGATCAGATAGATTATTTATAAAACATGGTATTCAATACCAAGCATGGACATACACTGACACTAAATTTCCTGGACGACCTTCTAAATTGAATACCAATAACATCAATGCTCGTTATGTAAGACTACAACTACCTTATAATGGATCTCTTAATGTAGCAGAAATAGAAGTTTACGATGGCACTACAAATGTGGCGCAAGGTAAAACAGCCAATCAAAGCAGTACAAATGGAGCCCATATTGCATCAAGAGCCGTAGACGGAAATACAGCGGGGAGTTTAACTGATAATTCTCTAGCTCATACACTTGATGAAGTTTCCGCTTGGTGGGAAGTAGATTTGGGGAGTACTGTTGCAATCGATAGCATACGAATATGGAATCGTACAGATTGTTGTGGAGATCGATTGGGAGATTCGCATGTATTCGTATCCAACACTTCCTTTTCAGCAAACCAAACCATTGATCAACTCAAGGCCGATCCGAACGTAACTTTATTCTTGTTAACCACAGGAGGTGTGGACTTTCCACAAGGAACTGAATGGACCAACTTAAACCTTACAGCACCTACATGGTATGAGCGAGGTATGTTCAATCAAACTTTTTTTAACGAATTCCCCAATTCTCAATGGTCTTTAGAAAAGGCACCCTATGGCGACCATCTCGACAGAGCCCCTAACACCTCAGAAATAAACAATGGCTTTTTACGACCAGATCAGCTAAGTAAACTAAGTCAGTTGTCTACCATCGGATTTGGAGATGAAGAGCATTATAGCTCTACGGTCGTGAATAATACCAAAGCATGGTTTGATGTGTCCAAAGCTAAATACCCAGATGTGTTGGTGCACAACAATCAATATATTGGTCAATGGTCAGATGCGCAAATTAGAAGCTTCGTACAAATAGCTCAACCAGATTTTATTTCCTATGACTGGTACTATTATAATAGTACGACTGATAATGGACGATCTTTTCAGCCTATTCTTACTCATCTTGATAAATATCGAGGATTAGCATTTGAAGGTTCTAGTCCGATCAACTATGGGTTCTACCTACAGGGATTTAAGCACGGAAATTATGTCTTGTCAGAGACACAAATCAATGGACATGCATATCTACCACTGCTGATGGGAGCCAAATGGTTAAATATTTTCAGATATGTCAAGGACAACAATGGAACGTTTTACTTCCATAATTCAGACGGAACAACAAGTGACATCTATACTTTTTATGGCAATTTAGGAGGTGAAATTAAAAACCTTTCTCCACACCTTTCAAGATTAAAATCTACTAAAGTCACCGTCGCAGTTGGTCAGCATCAATCAGGAGGAAGCACTCTTAATAATGCAGTACCAGTAGGTTCAGTAGCATGGTCATTTTCCAGTTCTGACGATCCTTACGTTACTGGTATTACAGCTACAAACCTTGGTTCTACCAACAACAGCCTTAGCGGCGATACTTATATTGGGTATTTTACCCCTGTTACTGGTATTGATAATACATCCGGGGTTACCATGGCACCCGTTCATAATAAGGATGCAAAGTATTTCATGTTGATGAATGGCTTGAGTGCTGCCAATACCAACAATACTGTGTCTAATACCAGTGGAAGAGCCAGCACAACGCAGCAGCGCATTACCTTGTCCATTGATTTTGGTTCTAATCCTATAGATCAGTTAAAAAGAGTAAATAAAAGTACAGGAAATGTAGAAACAGTGGCATTGACTTCCGTTTCAGGAACGCAATACACCGTTGATATCACATTGGATGGAGGAAAAGGCGATTTGTTTTACTGGCAAAATGCCCATACAGCTACCCCTCCTGTTACACCAACCAATCTGGCATTAAGCAAAACAACTACTTCATCTGGTGATTCGCATGGAGGTGTGTCGGGCCGTGCCGTCGATGGAAATACGGATGGCAATTGGACAAATAACTCGGTCACCCACTCAGACGAAGACCATAGTGATGGCGTTGAAGAATGGTGGGAGGTAGACCTGGGACAGGTTGCTTCAATTACAGATATAAAAGTATATAACCGTACCGATTGTTGTGCCGATAGATTGTCCAACTACCATGTTTTTGTATCAGATGTAGCATTTACGTCTACCACAGTTTCAGGCAGCCAGGGGCAATCGGGGGTAAGCGATTTCAATCAGACCACCCAGGCAGGTACACCAACCACAATCTCCGTTAACCGCAATGGTCGTTATGTTCGAGTACAACTAAGCAGTTCTACGGGTACATTAAGTCTGGCGGAAGTGGAAGTACTCGGTACTCTAATCAATCCGCCTGTGAACCTCGCATTAAATAAAACCGCTACTCAATCCAGTACTTCTGGGTCGTACGTAGCAAGTAAATCAATAGATGGTAACACCTCTGGTATAATCTGGCCTGATGGTGAAGGGTCACATACTAATCAGGAATCGCAACCCTGGTGGCAGGTAGACCTTGGTGCTGTCTCCAATATAACCGATGTTAAAGTATACAATCGTACCGATTGCTGTGCCGACCGTTTAACCAACTATCATATTTTTGTCTCAGATGCTCCTTTCACTTCAACAACGATAGCAGGGTCACAAGGGCAATCTGGAGTAGGAGATTTCCATGAAACAGGTCAAACTGCAACACCTTCCTCAAGAGCGGTAAACAGAACAGGTAGATATATCAGGATACAACTTGAAAACACCAATGGTATTTTGCATATGGGAGAAGTACAAGTGTTTGGAACTGCCTCTTCTTCTAAAAAAACTTCATTAAAATCTAAAGAATTAGAAAATGACATTTCAGAAAAAGAATTATTGATTTATCCAAATCCAACTAAGTCTAAGTTTTCTTTAAGGTATCTTAGTCAATTAGGTCAAATAGGCTCATTTAAGCTATTTGACATACATGGCAGAGTAGTCATTCATAAAGAAATGAGACTAAATAAAGGTAGTAATCTAATCGAGTTTTCTGTAAAAAGTTTAACAAAAGGAATCTATATTCTTAAAGGGAATATTGGAACTAAACAAATTGTAAAAAAGTTATTGATTGATTAA